From the Natrarchaeobaculum aegyptiacum genome, one window contains:
- a CDS encoding tRNA (N(6)-L-threonylcarbamoyladenosine(37)-C(2))-methylthiotransferase produces MARYHIETYGCTSNRGESREIERRLRDAGHHRVDGPDEADVAILNTCTVVEKTERNMLRRAEELADETADLYVTGCMALAQGDLFHDAGVDGEVLHWDEVPEAVTNGECPTTTPDAEPILDGVVGILPIARGCMSDCSYCITKHATGKIESPPIEENVAKARALIHAGAKEIRITGQDTGVYGWDQGERRLHELLGRICDLEGDFRVRVGMANPKGVHGIREELAEVFAEYDELYDFLHAPVQSGSNDVLGDMRRQHQVEEYLEVVETFDAALEYWTLSTDFIVGFPTETDADHQQSLELLRETRPEKVNVTRFSKRPGTDAADMKGLGGTIKKERSKEMSALKREIVGEAYAEMVGDTRADCLVVEDGVGDSVKCRDSAYRQVIVQNASEHGLDPGDFVDLEVTAHETMYAFGEPV; encoded by the coding sequence ATGGCCCGCTACCACATCGAAACATACGGTTGCACCTCGAATCGCGGCGAGAGCCGCGAGATCGAGCGGCGGCTCCGCGACGCCGGTCACCACCGCGTCGACGGACCCGACGAGGCCGACGTGGCCATCCTCAACACCTGCACGGTCGTCGAGAAGACCGAGCGCAACATGCTCCGACGAGCGGAGGAACTCGCGGACGAAACGGCGGACCTCTACGTCACCGGCTGTATGGCCCTTGCCCAGGGCGACCTGTTTCACGATGCGGGAGTCGACGGTGAGGTCCTCCACTGGGACGAGGTCCCGGAGGCGGTGACAAACGGCGAGTGTCCCACCACGACGCCGGACGCCGAGCCCATCCTCGATGGCGTCGTCGGCATCCTCCCGATCGCCCGGGGCTGTATGTCCGACTGCTCGTACTGCATCACCAAACACGCCACGGGCAAGATCGAGTCGCCGCCCATCGAGGAGAACGTCGCGAAGGCCCGCGCGCTGATCCACGCGGGCGCGAAGGAAATCCGCATTACAGGTCAGGACACCGGCGTCTACGGCTGGGACCAGGGTGAACGGAGGCTCCACGAACTCCTCGGGCGCATCTGCGACCTCGAGGGCGACTTCCGCGTTCGCGTCGGGATGGCGAATCCGAAGGGCGTCCACGGCATTCGCGAGGAACTGGCCGAGGTCTTCGCCGAGTACGACGAACTGTACGACTTCCTGCACGCACCCGTCCAGTCCGGGAGCAACGACGTCCTCGGCGACATGCGCCGCCAGCATCAGGTCGAGGAGTACCTCGAGGTCGTCGAGACCTTCGACGCGGCCCTCGAGTACTGGACGCTCTCGACTGACTTCATCGTCGGCTTCCCCACCGAGACCGACGCAGATCACCAGCAGTCGCTCGAGCTACTTCGGGAGACCCGTCCCGAGAAGGTGAACGTCACCCGGTTTTCGAAGCGACCGGGGACCGACGCCGCCGATATGAAGGGCCTCGGCGGGACGATCAAGAAGGAGCGTTCGAAGGAGATGAGCGCCCTGAAGCGCGAAATCGTCGGCGAGGCCTACGCCGAGATGGTCGGCGACACGCGAGCTGACTGTCTCGTCGTCGAGGACGGCGTCGGCGACTCCGTGAAGTGTCGCGACTCGGCTTACCGACAGGTGATCGTCCAGAACGCGAGCGAGCACGGCCTCGATCCCGGCGACTTCGTCGACCTCGAAGTAACGGCCCACGAGACGATGTACGCGTTCGGCGAGCCGGTCTGA
- a CDS encoding complex I subunit 1/NuoH family protein, with protein sequence MTGTGLAFPLQADGTTLLPEHLVNLLRLEQFGIAGELLAAFLAAFIVANIMLAMTGVAGPWAKRKITAAFTDRIAVNHLGPAGIGIIIADAVRLLSKENIIPENADRPAYDLAPIVIAGSALLGFAVIPMGSGIHLADPEVGLVFVFAVAGIASIGLVMAGYASGNKYSMLGGLRAVAQNVAYEIPLVVTGMSVVIFAGSLRMSEIVAAQGEPLFSIAGLTIPAWYAIVNPFAFALFLIANFAEVGRNPFDMPEAPAELIAGYQTEYSSVYFVLVYLGEFLHIFLGGAIITTIFLGGPAGPGPEALGIVWFLIKIWGVFLLTQWLRSAVPRVRMDHLIEIGWKGLLVLSFANLFVTIAIVEVIT encoded by the coding sequence ATGACCGGGACGGGACTCGCCTTCCCGCTGCAGGCTGACGGGACGACGCTGCTCCCCGAACACCTCGTGAACCTCCTGCGGTTAGAGCAGTTTGGCATCGCAGGTGAGTTGCTCGCGGCGTTCCTCGCTGCGTTCATCGTCGCGAACATCATGCTCGCGATGACGGGCGTCGCCGGACCGTGGGCGAAACGAAAGATTACCGCGGCGTTCACCGACCGGATCGCGGTCAACCATCTCGGCCCGGCGGGGATCGGGATCATCATCGCCGACGCGGTGCGACTGCTCTCGAAGGAAAACATCATCCCGGAGAACGCCGATCGACCGGCCTACGACCTCGCACCGATCGTCATCGCGGGGTCGGCGCTGCTCGGCTTTGCCGTGATTCCGATGGGCAGCGGGATCCACCTCGCCGATCCCGAGGTCGGACTGGTGTTCGTCTTCGCGGTCGCCGGCATCGCCTCCATCGGACTGGTGATGGCAGGCTACGCGTCGGGCAACAAGTACTCGATGCTCGGCGGTCTCCGCGCGGTCGCCCAGAACGTCGCCTACGAGATTCCGCTCGTCGTGACCGGGATGTCGGTTGTCATCTTCGCCGGCTCCCTGCGGATGAGCGAAATCGTCGCCGCACAGGGTGAGCCGTTGTTCTCGATCGCCGGGCTGACGATTCCCGCCTGGTACGCGATCGTCAACCCGTTCGCGTTCGCCCTCTTCCTGATCGCTAACTTCGCCGAAGTGGGACGGAACCCCTTCGACATGCCCGAGGCACCGGCGGAACTTATCGCTGGCTACCAGACCGAGTACTCCTCGGTGTACTTCGTACTCGTCTACCTCGGGGAGTTCCTCCACATCTTCCTCGGTGGGGCGATCATTACGACCATCTTCCTCGGTGGTCCCGCAGGGCCGGGCCCAGAAGCGCTCGGCATCGTCTGGTTCCTGATCAAGATCTGGGGTGTGTTCCTCCTCACCCAGTGGCTCCGCTCTGCGGTGCCCCGGGTCCGGATGGACCACCTGATCGAGATCGGCTGGAAGGGCCTGCTGGTCCTCTCCTTTGCGAACCTGTTCGTTACCATCGCAATCGTCGAGGTGATTACATGA
- a CDS encoding 5-(carboxyamino)imidazole ribonucleotide synthase encodes MTTLRTPGPTVGVVGGGQLGRMLAEAASPLGVELVVLDPTPDCPAALVARDQIVADFDDEAAIRGLAERVDVLTFEIELADQDVLDRVSEETGTPVHPKPATLETIHDKLVQKRELEDAGVPVPPFRVVDDAEDIREAIDDYGAPVMLKARTGGYDGRGNVPVESKAEAEDALEDVAGPAMVEAFVEFEREISVIAVKGDGEIAAFPIGENVHEEEILRETIVPARSSEVVEERAREVAADVLEVMEGRGVYGIELFETTEGGVLLNEIAPRPHNSGHWTIEGAQSSQFEQHVRAVLGWPLGSTDLRAPTVSKNLLADVDESQEAALADLDRILESAGVNLHWYGKREARPLRKMGHLTVTAREDESADELLETARDLEDAVTFRS; translated from the coding sequence ATGACGACGTTACGGACACCCGGGCCGACGGTCGGGGTCGTCGGTGGGGGACAACTCGGTCGGATGCTCGCCGAGGCTGCCTCGCCCCTCGGCGTCGAACTGGTCGTTCTCGATCCGACGCCGGACTGTCCGGCCGCGCTGGTCGCACGCGACCAGATCGTCGCCGACTTCGACGACGAAGCAGCCATCCGGGGCCTCGCCGAGCGCGTCGACGTGCTCACCTTCGAGATCGAACTCGCCGACCAGGACGTCTTAGATCGCGTCAGTGAGGAGACGGGGACGCCGGTCCACCCGAAGCCGGCGACGCTCGAGACGATCCACGACAAACTCGTCCAGAAGCGCGAACTCGAAGACGCGGGTGTCCCGGTTCCACCCTTCCGTGTGGTCGACGATGCCGAGGATATTCGTGAGGCAATCGACGACTACGGCGCGCCGGTGATGCTCAAGGCCCGGACGGGTGGCTACGACGGTCGCGGGAACGTCCCCGTCGAGTCGAAAGCCGAGGCCGAAGACGCTCTCGAGGACGTCGCCGGGCCCGCGATGGTCGAGGCGTTCGTCGAGTTCGAGCGCGAAATTTCGGTCATCGCGGTCAAGGGCGACGGCGAAATCGCGGCGTTCCCCATCGGTGAGAACGTCCACGAGGAAGAGATACTCAGGGAAACCATCGTTCCCGCGCGCTCGAGTGAGGTTGTCGAGGAGCGTGCGCGTGAAGTTGCAGCGGACGTGCTCGAGGTGATGGAGGGCCGCGGGGTCTACGGGATCGAACTGTTCGAGACGACAGAGGGGGGAGTCCTGTTGAACGAGATCGCCCCGCGTCCGCACAACTCGGGTCACTGGACGATCGAGGGGGCCCAGAGTTCGCAGTTCGAACAGCACGTTCGTGCCGTACTGGGATGGCCGCTCGGGTCGACCGACCTGCGCGCCCCGACGGTATCCAAGAACCTGCTGGCAGACGTCGACGAGTCACAGGAGGCAGCGCTTGCGGACCTCGACCGCATCCTCGAGAGCGCCGGCGTGAACCTCCACTGGTACGGCAAGCGCGAGGCTCGTCCGCTCCGGAAGATGGGCCATCTCACCGTCACCGCGCGCGAGGACGAATCGGCCGACGAACTGCTCGAGACCGCCCGTGATCTCGAGGACGCCGTCACGTTCCGATCGTAG
- a CDS encoding alpha/beta fold hydrolase, producing MRARTLLAGAVGAVGAAVLGNRALRRRAGDLENPLPGIERTYQWRGIETRYTAAGDPADPELVLVHGIYPGAGSHEFEPVLERLAERYRVYAIDLPGFGLSERPPLVYSSTLYTEFLRDVIGTLADEPTLIASSLTGSYAANAASDPAVDLEHLVLVCPTDHSADERPVYRRLLRSPVAGTTAYNLLSSKRAIRQFYEQSGFYDPANVRSDLIAQTWDSAHQPGARYAVASHVAGSLDPGPSFDLGDELASLQVPVTLVWGRDAERVTLREGRTLAETADCDLVVLDYATQLPHVEHPAEFVEYLSAELVGVDTDAGGSES from the coding sequence ATGCGTGCCCGAACCCTCCTCGCCGGGGCAGTCGGCGCCGTCGGCGCGGCCGTCCTCGGCAACCGAGCCCTCAGGCGACGTGCCGGTGATCTCGAGAACCCGCTCCCCGGGATCGAACGAACCTACCAGTGGCGCGGCATCGAGACCCGGTATACCGCCGCTGGCGATCCGGCAGACCCGGAACTCGTTCTCGTCCACGGTATCTATCCGGGAGCCGGCAGCCACGAGTTCGAACCGGTACTCGAGCGACTCGCCGAGCGCTACCGGGTCTACGCGATCGACCTCCCCGGCTTCGGTCTGTCGGAGCGACCCCCGCTCGTCTACTCGTCGACTCTCTACACCGAGTTTCTCCGGGACGTTATCGGTACTCTCGCGGACGAACCGACGCTGATCGCCTCCTCACTCACCGGATCGTACGCGGCGAACGCCGCCAGCGACCCTGCCGTCGACCTCGAGCACCTCGTGCTCGTCTGTCCGACGGACCACTCGGCCGACGAACGGCCAGTCTACCGCCGTCTCCTCCGGTCACCGGTCGCCGGGACGACGGCGTACAACCTGCTCTCGAGCAAGCGAGCGATTCGACAGTTCTACGAACAATCCGGGTTCTACGACCCCGCGAACGTCCGGTCCGACCTGATCGCCCAGACCTGGGACAGCGCTCACCAGCCAGGGGCGCGGTACGCGGTCGCCTCCCACGTCGCCGGGTCGCTCGATCCTGGCCCCTCGTTCGACCTCGGAGACGAACTCGCGTCGCTCCAGGTTCCGGTCACCCTGGTCTGGGGCCGGGACGCAGAGCGCGTCACCCTTCGGGAGGGGCGAACCCTCGCCGAAACCGCAGACTGTGATCTCGTCGTTCTGGACTACGCTACCCAGTTGCCCCACGTCGAGCACCCGGCCGAGTTCGTCGAGTACCTGTCGGCGGAACTGGTGGGCGTCGACACCGACGCTGGCGGGAGTGAGAGCTAA
- a CDS encoding NADH-quinone oxidoreductase subunit A, with protein MNDWIAIGALALVGLLIPLGMMLVSWLLRPSVPETSKRATYESGEVPTGGTRIRFNIQYYMVALLFLVFDIETVLLFPWAVVYLDVLESDAVGHFEILAPMVAFVAILLVGLGWAWRTGAVQWARTPGQVDPDTERDRV; from the coding sequence ATGAACGATTGGATAGCGATCGGGGCGCTGGCGCTCGTGGGACTGCTGATACCGCTGGGTATGATGCTGGTATCGTGGCTCCTGCGACCGAGCGTTCCGGAAACGAGTAAACGCGCCACCTACGAGAGCGGCGAAGTGCCGACCGGAGGGACCCGTATCCGGTTCAACATCCAGTACTACATGGTCGCACTCCTGTTCCTGGTCTTCGATATCGAAACCGTCCTGTTGTTTCCGTGGGCGGTCGTGTACCTGGACGTCCTCGAGTCGGACGCGGTCGGTCACTTCGAGATTCTCGCGCCGATGGTGGCCTTCGTCGCGATCCTGCTCGTTGGACTCGGGTGGGCGTGGCGAACCGGTGCCGTACAGTGGGCACGAACACCTGGGCAGGTCGACCCAGATACGGAGCGTGACAGGGTATGA
- a CDS encoding AIR carboxylase family protein, whose amino-acid sequence MSESVSDLVDRLHREADQDRPTEETPDVGIVMGSDSDLEVMMTGGSRPGAYDAFVDELGFAEQTDFENPPEERFTFETYVTSAHRTPDLMTAYAETAEDRGLDVIIAGAGGKSADLPNMTASIAYPLPVIGVPVQEKSVDSVIGMPAGAPLVAVDAGKSFNAALSAAQILARQYDEVRDRLVAYHEDLREGVGDVSRELHDGGTAAFRSRRE is encoded by the coding sequence ATGAGCGAGAGCGTTAGCGATCTCGTCGACCGATTGCACCGCGAGGCCGATCAGGACCGTCCCACCGAGGAGACGCCCGACGTCGGCATCGTCATGGGGTCGGACAGCGACCTCGAGGTGATGATGACCGGCGGGTCGCGTCCCGGGGCATACGACGCCTTTGTTGACGAACTCGGCTTCGCCGAGCAGACCGATTTCGAGAACCCGCCCGAGGAGCGCTTTACGTTCGAAACCTACGTGACCTCGGCCCATCGAACGCCTGATCTGATGACCGCCTACGCCGAGACTGCCGAGGACCGCGGGCTCGACGTCATCATCGCGGGCGCGGGCGGGAAGTCGGCGGATCTTCCCAACATGACGGCCTCGATCGCCTATCCGCTGCCCGTGATCGGTGTGCCGGTTCAGGAGAAGTCCGTCGACAGCGTCATCGGCATGCCTGCCGGGGCTCCGCTCGTGGCCGTCGACGCTGGCAAATCGTTCAACGCTGCGCTGTCGGCTGCCCAGATCCTCGCCCGCCAGTACGACGAGGTGCGCGACCGCCTCGTCGCCTACCACGAGGACCTTCGCGAGGGCGTTGGCGACGTCTCTCGAGAGCTCCACGACGGGGGAACGGCGGCGTTTCGATCTCGTAGGGAGTAG
- the ribH gene encoding 6,7-dimethyl-8-ribityllumazine synthase, with protein sequence MTTLGLVVAEFNRPITEQMEEAALEAASAAGAEVHETVRVPGVYDAPLAADRLARLEPVDAVAVIGTVITGDTDHDQVITDAAAQRLADVSLERDTPVTLGVTGPGMSAAEARERVENAAKAVDGALDLVDQLPEPQ encoded by the coding sequence ATGACCACGCTCGGACTGGTGGTTGCCGAGTTCAACCGGCCGATCACCGAGCAGATGGAAGAGGCCGCACTCGAGGCCGCGAGCGCGGCGGGCGCGGAAGTACACGAGACGGTCCGCGTCCCCGGCGTCTACGACGCCCCGCTGGCTGCAGACCGCCTTGCTCGCCTCGAGCCCGTCGACGCCGTCGCGGTGATCGGCACCGTCATCACGGGCGACACCGATCACGACCAGGTGATCACCGACGCTGCCGCCCAGCGACTCGCCGACGTCAGTCTCGAGCGTGATACCCCCGTGACTCTCGGTGTAACGGGTCCCGGGATGTCCGCCGCCGAGGCACGCGAACGCGTCGAAAACGCCGCGAAAGCCGTCGACGGCGCACTCGACCTCGTCGATCAACTGCCGGAGCCACAGTAA
- a CDS encoding NADH-quinone oxidoreductase subunit D → MSTGIEKQEVDAETVDDHLARLESVIGDRALAREDHMNAPGFVVNPDDVQSVLTDLRDVAGYDHCSCVTAQQYEDRYETIYHLKKYVDPTDEVSIVVPTSLDDPRSESAAPVYRTADWHEREAYDLVGIEYESHPDLRRILLPETWQGHPLSADYDQTQPQVVTLAEHENPIQPDYHDEEGETMFLNVGPHHPATHGVLHVKAVLDGETVVHAEPDIGYLHRCEEQMCQQGTYRHQIMPYPDRWDYVSAGLLNEWAYARAIEDLADIEVPEYAQVIRTLGAELCRIASHMLALGTFALDVYGEFTATFMYTFRDREIIQDILEELTGQRMMFNYFRVGGVAWDLPEPREEFIAQTREFLEQLPAKVAEYDDLITTNEIFQLRCVDTGILEPEAAKDYGCTGPVARGSGVDYDLRRDDPYGYYPELDWDVVTEDGCDNYSRVLVRMQEVEESAKIVEQCLDLLEEWPEDDREIQANVPRTLKPDAGAETYRAVEAAKGELGIYIRSDGTDKPARFKIRSPCFSNLQSLGEMTEGEYIPDLIASLGSLDIVLGEVDR, encoded by the coding sequence ATGAGCACCGGGATCGAGAAGCAGGAAGTCGACGCTGAAACGGTCGACGACCACCTCGCGCGACTCGAGTCGGTGATCGGCGATCGCGCGCTCGCGCGAGAGGACCACATGAACGCACCGGGGTTCGTGGTCAATCCGGACGACGTGCAGTCGGTCCTTACAGACTTGCGAGACGTCGCCGGTTACGACCACTGTTCGTGCGTAACGGCTCAGCAGTACGAGGACCGCTACGAGACGATCTATCACCTCAAGAAGTACGTCGATCCGACCGACGAGGTGAGCATCGTCGTCCCGACCTCGCTCGACGATCCCAGAAGCGAGAGCGCAGCGCCGGTGTATCGGACGGCAGACTGGCACGAACGGGAGGCCTACGACCTCGTGGGGATCGAGTACGAGAGTCACCCCGATCTGCGGCGCATCTTGCTGCCGGAGACCTGGCAGGGTCATCCCCTCTCTGCGGACTACGATCAGACCCAGCCACAGGTCGTGACCCTCGCCGAACACGAGAACCCGATCCAGCCGGACTACCACGACGAGGAAGGGGAGACGATGTTCCTGAACGTCGGCCCCCACCACCCGGCAACCCACGGCGTGCTCCACGTGAAAGCCGTACTCGACGGCGAGACGGTCGTCCACGCCGAACCCGACATCGGCTACCTCCACCGCTGTGAGGAGCAGATGTGCCAGCAGGGGACCTACCGTCACCAGATCATGCCCTATCCCGATCGGTGGGACTACGTCTCTGCCGGCTTGCTCAACGAGTGGGCCTACGCGCGGGCGATCGAAGACCTCGCGGACATCGAGGTCCCCGAGTACGCACAGGTGATCCGCACTCTCGGCGCCGAGCTCTGCCGGATCGCCTCGCACATGCTCGCACTCGGGACGTTCGCACTGGACGTCTACGGCGAATTCACGGCGACGTTCATGTACACGTTCCGCGACCGAGAGATCATTCAGGACATCCTCGAGGAGCTGACCGGCCAGCGGATGATGTTCAACTACTTCCGGGTCGGCGGCGTCGCCTGGGACCTCCCGGAGCCTCGTGAGGAGTTCATCGCACAGACCCGGGAGTTCCTCGAGCAACTACCCGCGAAGGTCGCCGAGTACGACGACCTCATCACGACCAACGAGATCTTCCAGCTCCGGTGTGTCGACACCGGTATCCTCGAGCCAGAAGCGGCCAAGGACTACGGCTGCACTGGCCCGGTCGCTCGCGGCTCCGGCGTCGACTACGACCTCCGACGTGACGACCCCTACGGCTACTATCCGGAACTCGACTGGGATGTCGTCACCGAGGACGGCTGTGACAACTACAGTCGCGTGCTCGTCCGCATGCAGGAAGTCGAGGAGTCCGCGAAGATCGTCGAACAGTGTCTCGACCTGCTCGAAGAGTGGCCCGAAGACGACCGCGAGATTCAGGCGAACGTCCCGCGGACGCTGAAGCCGGACGCAGGCGCAGAGACCTATCGTGCGGTCGAAGCTGCGAAGGGTGAACTCGGGATCTACATCCGCTCGGACGGTACCGACAAGCCCGCCCGATTCAAGATCCGCAGTCCGTGCTTCTCGAACCTGCAGTCGCTCGGCGAGATGACTGAAGGGGAGTACATCCCCGACCTGATCGCCAGCCTCGGCAGCCTCGACATCGTCCTCGGGGAGGTGGATCGATGA
- a CDS encoding NADH-quinone oxidoreductase subunit B — protein MSEHQPEQPNAANTGTAPSTDTRDARMGAGTDDRFNSKLREAFGTSPFVLTKFDEFMNWVRGNSMFMLQFGIACCSIEMIHTYAIKHDVDRFGAGVPRASPRQADVMIVPGTIVSKFGPRMKRVYDQMPEPKFVVGMGSCTISGGPFQEGYNVVKGAEEIIPVDIHVPGCPPRPEALVYGILKLQERIKNGESSPVVVKPYELERFGDLPEDELVQKLASEIDEDDLVMRYNWADSP, from the coding sequence ATGAGTGAACACCAACCCGAACAGCCGAACGCGGCGAATACTGGTACTGCACCGTCGACGGACACCCGCGACGCCCGGATGGGCGCCGGGACTGACGACCGGTTCAACTCGAAACTTCGGGAGGCCTTCGGCACGTCGCCGTTCGTCCTCACGAAGTTCGACGAGTTCATGAACTGGGTCCGCGGCAACTCGATGTTCATGCTGCAGTTCGGGATCGCCTGCTGCAGCATCGAGATGATCCACACCTACGCGATCAAACACGACGTCGACCGCTTCGGGGCCGGCGTTCCGCGGGCGTCACCCCGGCAGGCCGACGTGATGATCGTCCCCGGAACGATCGTCTCGAAGTTCGGACCGCGGATGAAGCGCGTCTACGACCAGATGCCCGAACCCAAGTTCGTCGTCGGCATGGGATCGTGTACGATCTCCGGTGGCCCGTTCCAGGAGGGCTACAACGTCGTCAAGGGTGCCGAAGAGATCATTCCGGTCGACATTCACGTCCCCGGGTGCCCGCCCCGACCAGAGGCGCTCGTCTACGGCATCCTCAAGCTACAGGAACGGATCAAGAACGGCGAATCGTCACCCGTCGTCGTCAAACCGTACGAACTCGAGCGCTTCGGGGACCTCCCCGAGGACGAACTGGTACAGAAACTCGCGAGCGAGATCGACGAGGACGACCTCGTCATGCGGTACAACTGGGCTGATTCGCCATGA
- a CDS encoding pyridoxal phosphate-dependent aminotransferase, with translation MSMEFTDRVTRVEPSATLAISALATELEADGADVVDLSVGEPDFPTPENVIDAAKEAMDAGHTGYTTSSGILSLREAIVDKLVDDGLEHTTEEVIVTPGAKQALYEVISALVQDGDEVVLLDPAWVSYEAMVKMAGGDLTRVDLSAHEFQLEPALDELGEAVSDDTDLLIVNSPSNPTGAVYSDAALEGVRDLAVEHDITVISDEIYKEITYGVEPTSLGTLDGMADRTVTVNGFSKAYSMTGWRLGYFAGPEELIDQAGKLHSHSVSSAVNFVQHAGIEALENTDEAVAEMVEAFEQRRDLVVDLLADHDVDVAVPEGAFYMMLPVADDDQAWCEGAIEDAHVATVPGSAFGTPGYARISYAASEERLEEGIERLADEGYL, from the coding sequence ATGTCCATGGAATTCACTGACCGCGTAACCCGAGTCGAACCGTCCGCAACGCTCGCCATTTCCGCGCTCGCGACCGAACTCGAGGCCGACGGCGCAGACGTCGTCGACCTCTCGGTCGGCGAACCCGACTTCCCGACGCCGGAGAACGTCATCGACGCCGCCAAAGAGGCGATGGACGCCGGCCACACCGGCTACACCACGTCCTCGGGCATCCTCTCGCTTCGCGAAGCGATCGTCGACAAACTCGTCGACGACGGCCTCGAGCACACGACCGAGGAAGTCATCGTCACGCCGGGTGCGAAGCAGGCGCTGTACGAGGTTATCTCCGCGCTCGTCCAGGACGGCGACGAGGTCGTCCTGCTGGACCCTGCGTGGGTCTCCTACGAGGCCATGGTCAAGATGGCCGGCGGCGACCTCACGCGTGTCGATCTCTCGGCCCACGAGTTCCAGCTCGAGCCCGCCCTCGACGAACTCGGTGAGGCCGTCTCCGACGACACCGACCTGTTGATCGTCAACTCGCCGTCGAACCCCACCGGTGCCGTCTACTCCGACGCCGCACTCGAGGGCGTCCGCGACCTCGCCGTCGAGCACGACATCACGGTCATCTCCGACGAGATTTACAAGGAGATCACCTACGGCGTCGAGCCGACCAGTCTGGGCACGCTCGATGGAATGGCCGACCGCACCGTGACAGTCAACGGCTTCTCGAAAGCCTACTCGATGACCGGCTGGCGACTCGGCTACTTCGCCGGCCCCGAAGAACTGATCGATCAGGCCGGAAAGCTCCACAGCCACTCCGTGTCGTCGGCGGTGAACTTCGTCCAGCACGCCGGCATCGAAGCGCTCGAGAACACCGACGAGGCCGTCGCCGAGATGGTCGAGGCCTTCGAGCAGCGGCGTGATCTGGTCGTCGACCTGCTCGCCGACCACGACGTCGACGTCGCCGTTCCCGAGGGTGCGTTCTACATGATGCTTCCAGTTGCAGACGACGATCAGGCCTGGTGTGAGGGTGCGATCGAAGACGCCCACGTCGCAACCGTGCCGGGGAGTGCGTTCGGCACGCCCGGCTACGCCCGGATCTCCTACGCTGCGAGTGAAGAACGGCTCGAGGAAGGGATCGAACGGCTGGCCGACGAAGGCTACCTCTGA
- a CDS encoding HNH endonuclease: MDCPTCGKSLSTERGMRQHHTKVHGDPLPNRTCSGCGLEFYDSKARREYCDDCNPNAGEHNGHWKGGKETTTCKLCDSAFEYYPSDKLGVYCPDCVDAADGLLPENPSEKGERISVECRACSASIEVRSRLLEKRTQGVFCSRTCHGEWLSENVVGPDHHQWEGGEIDYGQRWWKIRRQALERDGYECRHCGVGRDEIGRNPDVHHVQPVRSFDDPDEAHTMENVITLCRSCHRLAEEGTIPVPIDGEK, from the coding sequence ATGGACTGTCCGACCTGCGGGAAATCGCTCTCGACCGAACGAGGGATGCGCCAGCACCACACGAAGGTCCACGGCGACCCGCTTCCGAATCGAACCTGTTCGGGCTGCGGGCTCGAGTTCTACGATTCGAAGGCCAGGCGTGAGTACTGCGACGACTGTAACCCGAACGCCGGAGAACACAACGGCCACTGGAAGGGTGGTAAGGAGACGACGACGTGCAAGCTGTGCGACTCGGCGTTCGAGTACTATCCTTCCGACAAGCTCGGCGTGTACTGTCCTGACTGCGTGGACGCGGCAGACGGACTCCTCCCTGAGAATCCATCGGAGAAGGGGGAGCGCATATCAGTCGAGTGTCGGGCCTGCAGCGCCTCGATCGAGGTCCGTTCCAGACTGCTCGAGAAGCGAACGCAAGGAGTATTCTGTTCTCGCACCTGTCACGGCGAGTGGCTCTCCGAGAACGTCGTCGGCCCGGACCACCACCAGTGGGAAGGTGGCGAGATTGATTACGGGCAGCGGTGGTGGAAAATCAGACGGCAGGCGCTCGAGCGAGACGGATACGAGTGCCGCCACTGTGGGGTCGGTCGAGACGAGATCGGTCGAAATCCAGACGTCCACCACGTCCAGCCCGTCCGTTCGTTCGACGACCCGGACGAAGCGCACACGATGGAGAACGTGATTACGCTCTGTCGGAGCTGTCATCGCCTGGCCGAGGAGGGGACGATTCCGGTTCCGATTGACGGCGAAAAGTAA